In one Methanobacterium sp. genomic region, the following are encoded:
- the hemA gene encoding glutamyl-tRNA reductase — MILNIRIDHTTADISKIEKSTHEMDKLFEDISNNHHIQEYLEIKTCNRSELYLILNDCNLDDFNIENFIVETDDDALRHLLRLSCGLESMIIGEDQILGQIKDARKKSLSEGYAGDILKTVFTKAIHVGQSVRKRTNINKGSISIGSAAVELAESVHGDLKCKKVLVIGAGKMGTLVAKALVEKHLKAIVVANRTYDRATCLARELGGSAIHFDRLDEAMADADVIISATGAPHHILTYEKVKKSVSPQKCNKMVMVDIANPRDIEENVKELGIKLFNIDDLRGIADKNRKMRESEAKEAEKIIEEELLLLKKSLKHLEVESLISDIRQNAEKIRVQETEKAVRMLGDMNGKEKIIDDLTNVVVDKIFSDVIRNIKNAAENDDKKLIETAECLFAREKSK; from the coding sequence GTGATTCTAAATATCAGAATCGATCATACTACGGCCGATATCAGCAAAATAGAAAAGTCCACTCATGAAATGGACAAATTATTTGAAGATATTTCTAATAATCACCATATTCAGGAATATCTGGAGATAAAGACATGTAATCGGTCTGAATTATATCTAATTTTGAATGATTGTAATCTTGATGATTTTAATATTGAGAATTTTATAGTAGAAACTGACGACGATGCACTTAGACATCTTTTAAGGCTTTCTTGCGGATTAGAATCCATGATAATAGGTGAAGATCAAATATTGGGGCAGATAAAGGATGCTCGGAAAAAAAGTTTATCTGAAGGATATGCTGGGGATATTTTAAAAACCGTTTTTACAAAAGCCATTCATGTTGGTCAATCTGTAAGAAAAAGGACAAATATTAATAAAGGATCTATTTCTATAGGTTCTGCTGCTGTTGAACTTGCAGAATCAGTACATGGGGATTTAAAATGCAAAAAAGTCCTTGTGATAGGTGCGGGAAAAATGGGAACTCTCGTTGCAAAAGCACTGGTTGAAAAACACCTTAAAGCAATAGTTGTAGCGAACAGAACATATGATAGGGCAACATGTCTTGCAAGAGAACTTGGAGGGTCTGCAATACATTTTGACAGGCTCGATGAAGCTATGGCTGATGCAGACGTCATAATAAGTGCTACAGGTGCGCCTCACCACATTTTAACCTATGAAAAAGTGAAGAAGTCAGTTTCCCCCCAAAAATGTAATAAGATGGTGATGGTGGATATTGCAAATCCAAGGGATATTGAGGAAAATGTTAAGGAATTAGGAATTAAATTATTTAATATAGATGATTTAAGGGGTATAGCCGATAAAAATAGGAAAATGAGAGAATCTGAAGCTAAAGAAGCTGAAAAAATCATTGAGGAAGAATTGTTACTTTTAAAAAAATCATTGAAGCATCTTGAAGTCGAATCTCTTATTTCTGATATAAGGCAAAATGCTGAGAAAATAAGGGTACAGGAAACTGAAAAGGCAGTTAGAATGCTTGGAGACATGAACGGTAAAGAGAAAATCATTGATGACCTTACAAATGTAGTTGTTGATAAAATATTCTCTGATGTTATAAGAAATATTAAAAATGCAGCGGAAAATGATGATAAAAAATTGATTGAAACTGCAGAGTGCCTTTTTGCAAGAGAAAAAAGTAAATAA
- a CDS encoding bifunctional precorrin-2 dehydrogenase/sirohydrochlorin ferrochelatase codes for MGWTLLILQMNNKNVLIVGAGEVGDRRARRFAEAGANVVIIGRNISKDLIELGVISKPQEEVKKWVDWSDIVIVATNNQELNDHVAELAKDKLLNRADFPDNGNLIVPSSFSIGDVQISIFTGGKSPLMAKELRKRIQKIITLEDIMQLEIQDFTRNILKEKIEDQKKRRTYLYEVLNDEIIGEYIKAGNIEDAKKHVRQKLDL; via the coding sequence ATGGGCTGGACACTTCTAATCCTGCAAATGAATAATAAGAATGTTTTAATTGTGGGTGCAGGGGAAGTTGGAGATAGAAGGGCCAGAAGATTTGCAGAAGCCGGAGCAAATGTTGTAATAATTGGAAGAAATATTTCAAAAGATCTTATTGAGCTTGGAGTAATTTCTAAGCCTCAAGAGGAAGTTAAAAAATGGGTAGATTGGTCAGATATTGTGATAGTGGCTACAAATAACCAGGAATTGAATGATCATGTTGCTGAGCTTGCTAAAGATAAACTTCTGAATCGGGCAGATTTTCCTGATAATGGTAATCTGATTGTTCCATCGTCATTTTCTATAGGGGATGTCCAAATATCCATTTTTACAGGTGGAAAGAGCCCTCTTATGGCAAAAGAGTTACGGAAAAGGATACAAAAGATAATAACTCTTGAAGATATCATGCAGCTGGAAATTCAGGATTTTACGAGGAATATTTTAAAAGAAAAAATTGAAGATCAAAAAAAACGTAGAACTTATCTATATGAAGTTCTAAATGATGAAATCATAGGGGAATATATAAAAGCGGGAAACATTGAGGATGCCAAAAAGCATGTCAGACAAAAATTAGATCTTTAG
- a CDS encoding methanogenesis marker 9 domain-containing protein, protein MVWEDSPSHVCRGGDKRALTFCCPPVKPCPIIYALEEVNLSSQEYIAKKEEFGKKTRLGEGEGTCFGSLVWCCKPSKPCPLRDMVMRKIGMSVEEYMELKKQLSEELVGSAPAANEESVKALADTFDVPEEEAKDVLQECGNDIRMAAKILRMKDLESS, encoded by the coding sequence ATGGTATGGGAAGATTCACCATCACATGTATGCAGGGGAGGAGATAAAAGAGCCTTAACCTTTTGCTGTCCGCCAGTAAAACCCTGCCCAATTATTTACGCACTTGAAGAGGTAAATCTCAGTTCTCAAGAGTATATAGCTAAAAAAGAAGAGTTTGGAAAGAAAACAAGATTAGGTGAAGGGGAGGGAACATGTTTTGGTTCCCTGGTATGGTGCTGTAAGCCATCTAAACCATGCCCGTTGAGGGATATGGTCATGAGAAAAATAGGCATGAGTGTTGAAGAATATATGGAGCTTAAAAAGCAGTTATCTGAAGAACTGGTTGGATCAGCTCCTGCTGCTAATGAAGAGAGCGTAAAAGCGCTTGCAGATACATTTGATGTTCCAGAAGAAGAAGCAAAAGATGTTCTCCAGGAATGCGGTAATGATATAAGAATGGCCGCGAAAATTTTGAGGATGAAAGATCTGGAATCAAGCTAA
- the atwA gene encoding methyl coenzyme M reductase system, component A2 has product MSFIELENVTKTFNDVAVLKNLNITINEGSVLGILGRSGAGKSVLINMLRGMKEYKPDNGKVIYNIAICPECVLVDAPSKVGQKCACGGEFEAKRVDLWNTDRKTFAAIRRRISIMLQRTFALYEDDSVIDNVLKSIDHHDEEESMYMAIDLLEMTQMTHRITHIARDLSGGEKQRVVLARQIAKEPMIFLADEPTGTLDPKTAELIHQALLEGVKEKGTTMIITSHWPEVMRKLSDYVIWLEKGEVIDEGDPESVVKRFLDQVPLPEKRNDYQTGGPMIKMNNVKKHYYSIERGVVKAVDGIDLLVDEGEIFGIVGLSGAGKTTLSRILYGLTEPSTGDIVVKLGDDWVDMTESGPFGRGRIKPYLGILHQEYSLYPHRTVLGNLTEAISLELPAEFAKMKAIYVLRAVGFDEEYAESLLTKYPDELSGGERHRVALAQVLIKEPNIVILDEPTGTMDPITRVQVTDSIRKARDELNQTFLIISHDMDFVLDVCDRAALMRGGKILKEGDPESIVEDLTPTEKKKMLTEE; this is encoded by the coding sequence ATGTCTTTTATAGAATTAGAAAATGTCACTAAAACATTTAATGACGTAGCTGTTTTAAAAAATTTGAATATAACCATAAATGAAGGCAGTGTACTTGGTATTTTAGGTAGAAGCGGCGCTGGGAAATCCGTACTAATAAATATGCTCCGTGGAATGAAGGAATACAAGCCAGATAATGGTAAAGTAATTTATAATATTGCAATATGTCCAGAATGTGTTTTAGTTGACGCCCCATCAAAAGTAGGACAGAAATGTGCATGTGGGGGGGAATTCGAAGCAAAACGTGTTGATCTCTGGAATACAGATAGAAAAACATTTGCTGCAATTAGAAGAAGGATTTCTATCATGCTTCAACGGACATTTGCCCTCTATGAAGATGACAGCGTAATTGACAACGTTTTAAAGTCAATTGACCATCATGATGAAGAAGAAAGTATGTATATGGCTATAGATCTTCTTGAAATGACCCAGATGACCCATAGGATAACTCACATTGCAAGAGATTTGAGTGGTGGGGAAAAGCAAAGGGTGGTTCTAGCAAGACAAATAGCAAAAGAACCTATGATTTTTTTAGCAGATGAACCTACGGGTACTCTTGATCCTAAAACTGCAGAGCTTATACATCAGGCACTGCTAGAAGGTGTAAAAGAAAAAGGCACAACAATGATCATTACTTCTCACTGGCCAGAAGTTATGAGAAAACTTTCAGATTATGTAATTTGGTTAGAAAAAGGCGAAGTTATTGATGAAGGAGATCCAGAATCTGTTGTAAAAAGATTCTTAGATCAGGTACCTCTTCCTGAAAAAAGAAATGATTATCAGACAGGAGGGCCAATGATCAAGATGAACAATGTCAAAAAGCATTATTACTCCATAGAACGGGGTGTAGTGAAAGCTGTGGATGGCATAGACCTTTTAGTTGATGAAGGAGAGATTTTTGGTATTGTTGGTTTAAGTGGAGCTGGTAAAACAACTCTTTCAAGAATTCTTTATGGATTAACAGAACCAAGTACTGGTGATATAGTTGTAAAACTTGGGGATGATTGGGTGGATATGACAGAATCCGGTCCGTTTGGAAGAGGAAGAATTAAGCCTTATTTAGGCATTCTTCATCAAGAATACAGTCTTTATCCTCATAGAACTGTTCTGGGAAATTTAACTGAGGCAATAAGTTTAGAATTGCCTGCAGAATTTGCAAAAATGAAAGCAATATACGTACTTAGAGCGGTTGGTTTTGATGAAGAATATGCTGAAAGTCTTTTAACTAAATATCCTGATGAACTAAGTGGTGGAGAACGTCATAGAGTAGCTTTAGCTCAGGTTCTAATTAAAGAGCCAAATATAGTAATTCTTGATGAACCTACAGGAACAATGGACCCAATAACAAGAGTCCAGGTCACAGATTCCATAAGAAAGGCGAGAGACGAATTAAACCAGACTTTCCTTATAATATCACATGACATGGATTTTGTACTTGATGTTTGTGATAGGGCAGCCCTTATGAGAGGGGGGAAAATCTTAAAAGAAGGAGATCCAGAGTCTATAGTAGAAGATCTCACACCTACAGAGAAAAAAAAGATGCTTACTGAAGAATAA
- a CDS encoding tRNA-dihydrouridine synthase — translation MAGITDGTFCKKMSKYGFDMVTIGGYNVDKETINAGQSIIRRGRPEFDIKEENIISTIKRESTIIKDEWEGKVSVNLRSTSPDQVIEISKINEIDVVEINAHCRQPEITDIGCGQALLHDIEKLHDFTRNVVKRAQSKVSVKIRANIENVDDIEISKVIEEAGADYLHVDAMKPGFNHADLNIIKKIKENTEIFLIGNNSIRDLKSAQDMIYAGADGISLARAAMNGRLSFDLSLV, via the coding sequence ATGGCGGGAATAACAGACGGAACTTTTTGCAAAAAAATGAGCAAATACGGGTTTGATATGGTGACCATTGGGGGCTATAACGTAGATAAGGAAACTATAAATGCTGGTCAAAGTATTATTCGACGGGGCAGGCCGGAATTTGATATAAAAGAGGAAAATATCATTTCTACAATAAAAAGAGAATCGACTATTATTAAAGATGAATGGGAAGGGAAAGTTTCAGTAAATCTGCGTTCAACATCCCCAGATCAGGTCATTGAAATATCAAAAATTAATGAAATTGATGTGGTTGAAATAAATGCCCATTGTAGGCAGCCGGAAATAACAGATATAGGCTGTGGACAGGCTCTTTTACATGACATTGAAAAATTACATGATTTTACAAGAAATGTGGTTAAAAGAGCTCAAAGCAAAGTATCTGTTAAGATAAGAGCAAATATAGAAAATGTGGACGATATTGAAATTTCAAAGGTTATTGAAGAAGCTGGAGCAGATTATTTGCATGTAGATGCCATGAAGCCAGGATTTAACCATGCAGATCTTAATATTATCAAAAAGATTAAAGAAAACACGGAAATATTTTTAATAGGCAACAATTCTATCCGTGATCTTAAATCGGCGCAGGATATGATTTATGCAGGCGCAGATGGGATATCATTAGCCCGGGCTGCAATGAATGGTCGTCTTTCATTTGACCTATCCTTGGTGTAA